TGCACCTTCGCCTAATGCCTCGATATCATTGGCAACAGCCTGTACCATGGCTTGCTGCTGCTCCTGTCGGGCGGCGATTTCTTTACCAAAGGTACTGTATTGAATGAGCGCTTCCTGCACCTGCAGCATCGCTTCTGCGATATCCTGCGGGCCCTGGCTCATGATACGCTGCGCCATCAAGCTCAATGTCTGGAAGAACTGCATATCAATTTCATCGTCATGCTCACGGATGAGGCCTGCCAGCGTTTCTAAGCTATCCGCCTCAACCATTTCCTGGATCAGTTCAACGCGCGCGCGCTGCTGAGCCATCATCTCAGGGGTGATGCCATCGGCCTCCAAAATTTGTTCGATAAGGCCATTCATGGTCAGCGCTCGTTTAGGGCTGAACATATATGCTTTGAACTGGTCTTTCGGCAGTTCGTTTGTAAGCGAGTTCATCAAATCGCCGATGATACGCTCGTCGCTCTTGCCCTGTGTGGCTGCAACACCCATCGGCACATAAGCGATGAGCAGTTCTTTAGCCGCATCATGATATAACAAGGGCGAATCAACCACATTCACAGCACCACAATTAGGGCACGGAAATTTGTTGATTTGTTCGCTAACCAGAGCAGACTTCGCCTGGGGATTTTCCTGGGCATCGATGACGCTAAAAACTGCAACATTATTGGGGCTGCCGCAATTTGCACAGCGTATCGTTTGTTTCGTTCGGATCATTGGGTCTCCTTAAATGAGATTAGATTGTTGTGAAGTTGGGATTGATGCCGACCTGACGGCGGCTCAATCTCGCGGAATGGTGAAGTAAAAGGTCGAGCCATAATCTGGCTGGCTTTTAACGTTAATCGTACCGCCATGCGCATCAACAATCGACTTCACCAGATACAGGCCTAAACCTGTCCCCTTGGTCGTCGTCGTCAATTTGTTATCCACGCGGTAAAAGCGGCTGAAGATATTCGGCAGTTCGGATTCAGGAATGCCGATGCCCTCATCCCTGACGAAGAAGGTCACGCTATCTTCATTGAATCGCCCCCCGACGGTGATCGTGCCACCCCTGGGGGAATACTTCATGGCGTTGGTCAACAGGTTATCAATGACCTGACGCAGCAGCGTTGCATCTCCTGGTATTGCCGGGAAATCTGACGGAAAGCTCACGACGAACGTATGCTTATCCGTTTGCATCCGCTGCCGCTCGACCGCGCTGGCTGCCAGGATATCCAGACGGACATCATCTGCCAATCGCAGCCGTACACCATGCTCAGCCTGTATCTTACTCGCTGTCAATAAATCATCAATGAGCACAGTCAGGCGATCTGCTTCTTCTTCAATGACGCCCAGGCTGTTACGGACGATATCTTCGTTCCACTTCGCATCCGGGCGGGTCAGCGTACTGGCATACCCCTTGATGAGAGCAACAGGCGTCCGCAATTCATGAGATACCGTTGAAATAAAGACGTTCTGCATCTCCTGGGCACGCCGGAAGTTGGTAATATCGCGCAAATTGCCGATGATATTATGCAGCTTGCCATCCTGCCCGAAAAGCGGCGCATACGTAATGCCAACACTCAGCGTCAGGCCATCTTTGCGCGCTAATTCGCCCTCTACGTAAAACGTATCGGAGTAAGCCTGCGACTGATTTTCTTCTTTCTGAGTTTTACGAGGATCTTTTATGTTCGGCCAGCCATCCGCGACGGCATCATGCAAATCCCGGCCATCTATCTGATGCCAGATGATGACCTGCTCTTGCGGCTGCCCCACGGCATCATCCGCCGTCCAGCCCGTCATTTGCTCAAAAGCTCTGTTCACCTGCAAAATATCCAGGTTCGCATCCAGGATGATGACGCCATCTGCGTTGTGTTCAAGAATCGCGGATAAGCGCTGCTGTTCCTGCTTGATCTGCTCAAACATCTGCGCATTGTTAACAGCAATAGCCGCTTGATCCGCAAAACTCTGCATAATCTGTAAGTCATTGGACGTCACAGATGCTTCGTAAGAGCGAAAAACAATCAGCAAACCAAGGGGGTTCTCTGCAAAGACAAGGGGCATCGCGACAGCTTGAACCAATTCTTCGCTCAGGCTGGCGGCCATCTCTTTAAGCTGCTGATCGAGTAAACGGCGATCCGTACCCATGCTAACCGTGCTGATAAACGCATTGAGGCGCTCATTCAGGGCATCGACCTGCTCTCGCTTGATGCCCGTATAAGCACGCACACGGAAAGTCGCTGTCTCAGGGTCATTGAGGGCAATAACGCCAACACGCCCAGCAAGCATAATCACGGAAGCTTCAAGAACACGTCTCAGAACTTCCGTCAGATCGAGCTGAGCGGTAATTGCGCGAGAAATTTCCAGGAGGAAATCGCGCTGGCGGACCGGGAATTCGGGTAAGGTTAACATGGGCCTATTTTAGCATAGGCCCGTACAAGCGGCTGAAAGCAGCATAAAATTCTGTCAGACTTCTTATAGTATCGGCGCTGATTGCGCCATATGGTCCACACGATGCGCAGTATAGGACAGGCTATGTTGACTATGCGAATACCTAGTCGTATAAATCCAGCGTGGCTGCAACCTGTGTCACATCAGCCTGACCGCCCTGGGTCAACACAAGCGCGGCAGCACCAATAATGCTCACAGCCCCAGCCAACCCCGCAGGTACAATCTTCAAATCGCGCCAGTATGAATCATCCAATGCGTGCTTTTGTACAGTCGCATTGATCTTCTCATACCAGCCATCACCAAATTTGCTGACACCGCCACCAATCACAATCACTTCTGGGTTAAACAGGTGCAGCAAAGACACGATCCCCAAGCCAACGAAAAACGCCGAATGATCCACGATCTGTTGGGCCAGTTCATCGCCATCTGCAGCCGCTCGCCCAATGATACTGGCATCGAGAAGGCCCAAATCGCCACCGACCATATCCGTCATGATCGATGTAGCGCCATCCTCCAGGGCCGCACGGGCGCGCCGTGCCAGGGCCGGGCCAGCAGCTTGCAACTCCAACGTGGAAACCTGCCCACCATCTGCAACCATAATCATATGGCCTGCTTCGCCGCCCAGGCCCACCTTGCCCAACAGCAGGCGACCGTCATAGATGACGCCACTGCCGACGCCGGTACTCACTGTGATGAAGATCACATGACGATACCCCTGAGCCGCACCACGTGTGACTTCCGCCAATGCCGCGACATTCGCATCATTGCCGACATAAATCGGCGCATCAAATTCGTCTCTTAAAATTTGCGCAAGGGGCACTTCATGCCAGCCCGGCAGGTTCGGCGGAGCAACGACAACGCCTGTTAAAGGGTTCAATGGCCCTGGCGCGCTAACCCCAATCCCCAACAGGTCTGATTTATCTTCTGGCATGACTTTATGAATCAACGCTTTAATACGTTCAATTGTTGGTTGCAAGCCCTCATGGGCCAATGTAAGTGTGTCTTCTCGTTGAAGGATGTTCAGTGCTTTATCGAGACGTGCCGCACGGATACGTGTCCCCCCTAAATCCACACCAATAAGTACCTCCGGCATGTCTTACCCTTCCTGATGTTCGTTGAGTAGATACTAAGTTTGGTCAAACAGCTTGATATCTTACCACGAACTCGCGTCAACTTCTGGTGATTTCCTGGTGATTCCGTTGAAGCAAGTTTTAAGCCCTGATAGAATAACGGACATCGTTTGTAGAACGCAATCCCCTCAACGAAAAACATCACATAGGTTGTAAATTTACATGGCAAAAGTAACCCCTGCCCGGCGCCAATACCTTGAAATTAAAGCACAGTTCCCGGACTGCTTGCTCTTCTTCCGCATGGGCGATTTTTACGAGATGTTTGACGAAGATGCCATTATTGCCTCGCGCGAACTGGACATTGCGCTGACGTCACGCAAACACAGCACAAAGAGCGAACCAGTCCCGATGGCAGGCGTGCCGCATCACGCCGTAGAGAATTACGTCGCCCGCCTGATCGAGCGCGGTTATCACGTTGCAGTCTGTGATCAACTCAGTGAGCCTGATGGCCGCGGCATCGTTGACCGCGATGTGACGCGCGTCATCACGCCAGGGACCGTCATTGAGCCGGAACTGCTCATGGAAAATCAGGCCAATTATCTGCTGTGCATCATCCCGGATGGCGACCCTGAAACAGGCCGTTGGCAGCGTGCGGGGCTCGCTTACGCCGATATATCCACCGGGGAATTCGCCGCGACACAGCTACAGGGCGAAAATGTCGGCGTACTCGTCCTGGAAGAACTCGCCCGTCTGACTCCCAAAGAGGTGATCATGCCGCAGAGCTGGGCTAATCGCGGCGTATCCCTGCCAGAAGGCATTCATCTGACGCCTATTGACGATTGGATCAGCGAATATCGCACTGCGGATGAAGGTCTGCGCCATCACTTCCATGTGAGCACGCTGGATGGCTACGGCCTGGGCGAACAACCCTATGCCATTTGTGCCGCAGGGGCTGTGTTGCATTATTTACGCGCCACGCAGATGAATTCTCTGGCACAACTGACCACAATTCGCAGCTATTCCACGGCTAGCTTTATGGTGCTGGACCAGTTCACACGGCGTAACCTGGAAATTACACAAACGATCCGCAGTGGCAAGACGCGGGGCAGCGTCCTGGGGGTGCTGGATCGCACCATTACGTCCATGGGAGCCCGTTTGCTGCGCATGTGGATGACGCAACCTCTGCTAGAGATACGCCGCTTAAATGCGCGTCTGGACGCCGTAGAAGCGCTCACACAGGATGAAGTGCTGCGTCAGGAACTCACGCAAACGCTCGCTAATGTCTCCGACATTGAGCGGCTCATCAACCGCCTCATGATCGGCAAAGCAGGCCCGCGCGACCTCATCAGCCTGCGCGATAGCCTCGCCACAATCCCGCGGATTATTGATAATTTGCAGGGCATTAGTGCGCTCGAAGCGCTCCTTGAGCGCCTGGACCCTTGCGAAGAAATCTATCAGCTCATCAGCGATGCCCTGACAGACGAGCCGCCAGCGACAATCAATAACATTGGCATCATCCGCCCAGGCTACTCCGAAGAATTGGACCATATTCTGAGCAGTACGCGCGATGCCCGTGATTGGATCGGCAATCTGGAGCCACATGAACGCCGCCGTACGGGCATCCCAACGATCAAAGTGGGCTATAACAAAGTCCATGGCTACTATATTGAAGTCACGAAGGCACACGTGGATAAAGTCCCGGAAGACTATATTCGGCGGCAAACACTCGTCAATGCAGAGCGCTACATCACGCCAGAGCTTAAAGAATATGAAACGCTGGTGCTGAACGCTGAGGAAGAAATTTTGCAGACAGAGCGCCGCCTCTTCGATGAGGTCTGCAAACAAATCGCGGCAGAAGGCGGACGCCTGCTCAAGACAGCGCGTGCCATTGCCCATCTAGATGTCTTCCTGGCATTGGCAACAGTCGCGGTTAATGAGGGCTACATCCGCCCCACCCTCACAGAAGATGACACATTGACGATTAGCGGTGGGCGTCACCCTGTCGTGGAAAAATTGTTGGAAAGCGGCACGCGTTATGTCGCCAATGATACGCACTTCGACGATGCGTCACGCATCCATATCATCACCGGGCCAAATATGTCCGGCAAGAGCACGTACATCCGGCAAGTCGCGATCATTACCCTCATGGCCCAGATTGGCAGCTTCGTCCCAGCGGATGAAGCCACCATCGGTTTGGTGGATCGCATCTTCGCTCGCATCGGTGCTCAGGACGAAATCCACGCGGGGCAAAGTACCTTCATGGTGGAGATGGTCGAAACAGCCCGTTTGCTCTCCGGCAGCAGCAATCGCAGCTTGGTTATCCTGGACGAAATTGGGCGCGGCACCTCTACCTATGATGGGCTGGCGATTGCCCGCGCTGTGATCGAATACATTCATAACAATCCACGGCTGAACAACCGGACGCTCTTCGCTACGCATTATCACGAACTCACCGAACTACCGAACATCCTGCCACGCTGCCGTAATTACAGCGTCTCCGTAGCAGAACAGGGCGAGAATATCGTCTTCTTGCACAAAGTGGTCCCCGGTGGCGCAGACCAAAGCTATGGTGTTCATGTTGCCCAACTCGCCGGGATGCCGCGCCCTGTGGTGGAGCGCGCCCGCGAGCTGCTCGCACAGTTGGAATCTGACGGGAGCGATTTCTCCTTACCGGCTAGCAATGGCGATAAACACCCCAAAAAGGACGCTCCGCAGCAGCTCAGCATGTT
The Phototrophicus methaneseepsis DNA segment above includes these coding regions:
- a CDS encoding CpXC domain-containing protein; amino-acid sequence: MIRTKQTIRCANCGSPNNVAVFSVIDAQENPQAKSALVSEQINKFPCPNCGAVNVVDSPLLYHDAAKELLIAYVPMGVAATQGKSDERIIGDLMNSLTNELPKDQFKAYMFSPKRALTMNGLIEQILEADGITPEMMAQQRARVELIQEMVEADSLETLAGLIREHDDEIDMQFFQTLSLMAQRIMSQGPQDIAEAMLQVQEALIQYSTFGKEIAARQEQQQAMVQAVANDIEALGEGAERTDFIDLALQYGVEDERLQALVGLVRPAFDYQLLQEFSLKIEAATEEERPALEAVRDRLVQLTQVIDAQARQSMQQTAQILQQILESPDPAAMLEANVQILDEQFMSILAANLQEAEKRGNTAVVAQLQQVYQKAVELLQSQMSPELRLINELLSIEDDAELTARLQLESQNYGAELMDLVNGVEQMLIQQGQTAILPRLHFIRDILAQTSANWR
- the mutS gene encoding DNA mismatch repair protein MutS encodes the protein MAKVTPARRQYLEIKAQFPDCLLFFRMGDFYEMFDEDAIIASRELDIALTSRKHSTKSEPVPMAGVPHHAVENYVARLIERGYHVAVCDQLSEPDGRGIVDRDVTRVITPGTVIEPELLMENQANYLLCIIPDGDPETGRWQRAGLAYADISTGEFAATQLQGENVGVLVLEELARLTPKEVIMPQSWANRGVSLPEGIHLTPIDDWISEYRTADEGLRHHFHVSTLDGYGLGEQPYAICAAGAVLHYLRATQMNSLAQLTTIRSYSTASFMVLDQFTRRNLEITQTIRSGKTRGSVLGVLDRTITSMGARLLRMWMTQPLLEIRRLNARLDAVEALTQDEVLRQELTQTLANVSDIERLINRLMIGKAGPRDLISLRDSLATIPRIIDNLQGISALEALLERLDPCEEIYQLISDALTDEPPATINNIGIIRPGYSEELDHILSSTRDARDWIGNLEPHERRRTGIPTIKVGYNKVHGYYIEVTKAHVDKVPEDYIRRQTLVNAERYITPELKEYETLVLNAEEEILQTERRLFDEVCKQIAAEGGRLLKTARAIAHLDVFLALATVAVNEGYIRPTLTEDDTLTISGGRHPVVEKLLESGTRYVANDTHFDDASRIHIITGPNMSGKSTYIRQVAIITLMAQIGSFVPADEATIGLVDRIFARIGAQDEIHAGQSTFMVEMVETARLLSGSSNRSLVILDEIGRGTSTYDGLAIARAVIEYIHNNPRLNNRTLFATHYHELTELPNILPRCRNYSVSVAEQGENIVFLHKVVPGGADQSYGVHVAQLAGMPRPVVERARELLAQLESDGSDFSLPASNGDKHPKKDAPQQLSMFDARPNPAIEALRQLEVDHLSPLEALTKLYELKRLVDVE
- a CDS encoding ROK family protein yields the protein MPEVLIGVDLGGTRIRAARLDKALNILQREDTLTLAHEGLQPTIERIKALIHKVMPEDKSDLLGIGVSAPGPLNPLTGVVVAPPNLPGWHEVPLAQILRDEFDAPIYVGNDANVAALAEVTRGAAQGYRHVIFITVSTGVGSGVIYDGRLLLGKVGLGGEAGHMIMVADGGQVSTLELQAAGPALARRARAALEDGATSIMTDMVGGDLGLLDASIIGRAAADGDELAQQIVDHSAFFVGLGIVSLLHLFNPEVIVIGGGVSKFGDGWYEKINATVQKHALDDSYWRDLKIVPAGLAGAVSIIGAAALVLTQGGQADVTQVAATLDLYD
- a CDS encoding sensor histidine kinase, which codes for MLTLPEFPVRQRDFLLEISRAITAQLDLTEVLRRVLEASVIMLAGRVGVIALNDPETATFRVRAYTGIKREQVDALNERLNAFISTVSMGTDRRLLDQQLKEMAASLSEELVQAVAMPLVFAENPLGLLIVFRSYEASVTSNDLQIMQSFADQAAIAVNNAQMFEQIKQEQQRLSAILEHNADGVIILDANLDILQVNRAFEQMTGWTADDAVGQPQEQVIIWHQIDGRDLHDAVADGWPNIKDPRKTQKEENQSQAYSDTFYVEGELARKDGLTLSVGITYAPLFGQDGKLHNIIGNLRDITNFRRAQEMQNVFISTVSHELRTPVALIKGYASTLTRPDAKWNEDIVRNSLGVIEEEADRLTVLIDDLLTASKIQAEHGVRLRLADDVRLDILAASAVERQRMQTDKHTFVVSFPSDFPAIPGDATLLRQVIDNLLTNAMKYSPRGGTITVGGRFNEDSVTFFVRDEGIGIPESELPNIFSRFYRVDNKLTTTTKGTGLGLYLVKSIVDAHGGTINVKSQPDYGSTFYFTIPRD